The genomic interval TGCTGTACTTTAACGGCAAACCGAAAGTGCCGGACATCACGCTCAAACTCACCCAACCGCTGCTGCGCGGCGCGGGGCGGGCCATCGCCGAGGAGGTGCTCACGCAGGCGGAGCGTGACGTGGTGTATGAGGTTCGCAATTTCAGCCAATACCAAAAGACCTTTGCCATCGAGACGGTGTCCGAGTACTTCCGCATTCTGCAAAAAAAGGATTCGGTGCGGAATAGTTACAGTAACTATCAAAACCTGCAGGCCTCGCGTGCGCGCGCGGAGGCGATGGTGGAGGCGCAGCGGTTACCGAAGTTTCAGGTGGATCAGGCACGGCAAATGGAATTTTCTTCGCGCGTAAAATATTTAGCCACCGTGGAGAGCTATCGCGCCGCGCTGGATAGCTTCAAGCAACGGCTCGGCCTGCCTTTGGGAGAGGATCTTAAGCTGGATGACCTCGCCCTGCGCGAGCTGGTGCAGGAGGGCCTCACGCCGTTGGAGCTTAATGCGCGCAATGGCTACCTCATTGCCGTTACCAATCGGCTGGATATGCTCAACCAAATTGACAAATACGAGGATTCCCAGCGCAAAGTGCGCGTGGCGGCGGACAACCTGCAGCCGAGCCTCAATCTGGTGGTGGATGCTAAATTGACTGACCAATTTTACAGCTCCTTTTCGCCGGAAGATTTCTCTGCCAACGCCGGTTTGCAACTGGGTTTGCCGCTGGATCAATTAACCGAGCGCAACGCGTACCGCACCAGCCTGATTAGTTTCGAAAAACAACTGCGTACGCTGGCCACCGAACTGGATGGCTTACGAGAGGAAATCCGGCAGGGTACACGGCAACTGGCGCAGGAACGCGAAAATTATTTCATCCAGCAAAACGCCCTGGCCCTCGCCCAGCAGCGCGTAAATGTGATGCCGCTACTGCTCGATGCCAACCAGGCAGACATCCGCGACCAACTCGAAGCGCAGGCCGACCTCGTCAGCGCACAGAACGCCGTCACCGGCGCAATGGTCAATTACCACGTGGCTCGGTGGAATTTATTGAAGAATTTGGGCATAATGCGCGTCGGAACTGGACAATTTTGGCTTAAAAACCAACCACTTCCCGGTGTGTCCGCGGCAATTAACACCGGAGCCGCGGCACAGTTGCCCAGCGTGGTGACGCCGAAAGAGGTATTTGGGGAGTAATCATTTAACATGGCGAAAGCGAAGGCATTTATTAAAAAGTATCCGGCGTGGACGACGGTGATCATCGTGCTGCTTGCCGGTGTATTCATGGGTGCCAAATGGCTGGAGCCCGCAGTTGATCCAACTGCCACGATGCAGTTTGCCACCGTCCAGCGCGGCAACCTGCGCGTGACGGTGTCCGAAGGTGGCGCGCTCGATTCCACCCGCAAGCTCAACCTCCGCTGCGAACTCGACGGCGGCGGCACCATCGTGGAGCTGGTGAACGAAGGCACTTACGTCAAAGGCCCCCATACCCATCAGGCGGAAGAAGGCGACACGCTGCAAAGCCTCACCGAAAAATACCTTACTCTTGCCCAAACCCCCAGCAACACCGATCACCCCACCAAGCTGCAAATTAAAGCGCTCGAGCAATCCATCCAGAGGCTTAACCCCGATGTGGATTGGGAAAACCCGACCCTCGGCGAAACGCTGCATTTACCCGGCGACCTGCTGGTAAAGTTTGAAGACGGAGTTTTGCGGGAGCGAATTTTTGGGCAGGTCAAAGCCGTGGAGGACGCCGAGCGGGATTTGGCCAATTCGGAAAAAGATTTGGCGCTGCGCAAAATTGAAACCGCCGAGGCGGATCGGCAGGCGGAACTCGACGTGGAATTTGCCGAGCAAGATTTGGCAAAATATATCGAGGGCACCGCGCCGCTCGCCAGACTGGCATTGAAGGGCGACATCGATATTGCTGAAGAGGAAATCAAGCGTGCCGAAGACCGCCTCGTCAGCACCAAGAAACTCCGCGCCAAAGGCTATGCCACCGATCTCGAAGTGCAGGCTGATGAGCTGACCATCCAAAAGCAAAACAACCTCATTACCAAGTACAAGAAACAAATGGATTTGCTGGAGCGGTTTGATATCCCGCAAATGACCAAGCGCCACCAATCCAAACTCTCCCAAGTGCGCGTGAGCGAACAGCGCATGATTGAGAAATCCAAAGCCATCGTCGAAAACCAAACCGAAGTGGTCGCCCGCCGAAAAGCCGGGCTGCAAGCCCAGCGTGACAAACTGGACATGTACCGTGACCAACTCACCAAGACCGAGCTGCGTGCGCCGCAGGACGGCCTTGTAATTTTTGCGCGCAGTTCCTCGCGATACAATGAATCCTACATCAAACTTGGCGCGGATATTCGCAAAGGCTACAACGTCATCGATTTACCGGACGTCAGCGAGCTGATGGCCGTAGTGCAGGTGCACGAATCATACGTGCGCCACCTTCGCACCGGTCTCCAGGCGGTGGTGAAAATTGATTCACTTCCGGAACAGGAATTTACCGGCGTCGTCCGCAAGGTGGCCCCCACGCCGGATCAGCGTCGCAGCTATTATGAGAATATATCTGTGTACGATACGCACGTGTGGATCGTGGACAAGGAAGGCCGATTGCCGTCGGATCTGAAGCCGGGCGTTTCCGCGCGCGCCGAAATCGTCATTGCCGAGCTGGAAAGTGTACTTAAAATTCCCGTGCAATGTGTCACCACAAAAGGTGGCAAAAAAGTGGTGCAGGTGAAACGCGGCGAGACGGTTGAAATTGTTCCTGTAGAAACCGGTCAGTTCAGCGACCGCTTCATTGAGATTCGCAGTGGCCTTATAGTGGGCGATCAAGTTTCGTTGTCGCCACAGATTGCAGAGCCCACCAAAGGTAAAGCGCAAGCGGCGGTTGGGCAGTAACCGCGCCCAATGCGTATGAACCTTTCCCTCATTCGTGTCATCCATCTTGGCATCAAAAGTTTGATGCTGCACAAAATGCGTTCGCTGCTCACGATGTTGGGCATAATTTTCGGCGTGTGTTCGGTGATCGCCATGCTCGCCATCGGTGAGGGCGCCAGCTATGAGGCGCAGGAAGCCATTCGCGCGCTCGGCAGTCGCAACATCATCATCCGCAGCGTGCCGCCACCCAAAGGGCAAAGCACCGCCGACGCTGTGCAAACTTACACCGCCAACTACGGCCTCAAGTTAGCGGACATCAAGCTTCTGGAAGAAACGCTTCACCCGCGTATCACCGCTACGCTTGCCAAACGCCGTTACCGGATGAGCGTTCGCGTCGGGCGCGTGGAATTGCCCGGCACCGTTTGGGGCACGCAACCCAATCACCTGCGTATGAGCCAAATGGAATTGCTCGCGGGTCGCTTCCTGCTACCTTCCGATGACCGCGCCAACGTGTGCGTGATCACTGATTCGATGGCGGCAAAACTATTCCCCATTTCCGATCCGCTCAATGGAGAAATCAAATTCAACAATCGGCAGGTGTTTCGAGTGGTTGGCGTGGTGCGCGAAACCGCCGCGGCCAGCGCCCGCGCCCCGGGGCAGGACTCCGCCGGTCAGGCGCTGGACGCCAACCTTTACATCCCGCTCGCTGCCGCCCACGCACGGCTGGGCGTGCTGTTCACCGAGCAATCTTCGGGCAGCCGGGTTCGCGAACGTGTGGAGTTGCACGAATTAGTCGTTGAACTGGCCTACGAAGATAAAGTCGAAGCCACCGTGCCGGCCATCCGCGCCGCGTTGAAGACGTCGCACAAAAAGATGGATTACGAAATCATCGTGCCCCTTGAGCTTCTGCGGCAGGCGGAAGCCACCAAACGCATTTTCAACATCGTGCTTGGCTCCATCGCTGGCATCAGCCTCATTGTCGGCGGCATCGGGATTATGAACATCATGTTGGCCACCGTCACTGAACGCACGCGCGAGATCGGGATTCGGCGCGCCCTCGGCGCGCAGAAGGGCCAAATCATCACGCAGTTTTTAGTGGAGACAGTCGTCCTTTCAATCGCCGGTGGTTTGGTTGGCGTGGTGCTCGGTGTGGCGCTGCCATTTGCAGTGGAGCATTTCGCCGAGATGAAAACCATTGTCACCCTCCCTGCCGTTCTGCTGGCCTTCGGTATTTCTGCGGTAGTCGGCGTAATCTTTGGCGTCTACCCCGCCCGGCGGGCCGCAGAGCTCGATCCCATCGAGGCGTTACGCCATACTTAAGGTTGCTCACCCAATTGTGGCACGTCAATTGCTTTAGCTGTGTCATTGAAAACAGAGATGAAAATCACTGGTTTTCTTGAGTTTGGCGACTGAGTCGGGTGCGATTTTACGCAAAATGCGTAGGATTCACGCAACTCGAATCGCCACGGTAAATGCAAATTCAATGAACATTGTTTTAAAAGGATCATTAAAATGAAGAAAACCACCCCCATCAAAGGATTTACACTCATCGAGCTTCTGGTTGTGATCGCCATCATTGGTATTCTCGCCAGTATGTTATTGCCTGTCTTGGCCAAGGCTAAGCAGAAAGCGAATGACGTGAAAGCGATGTCCAACCTCAAACAGGTGGCTCTCGCCATGCAACAATATATTGGAGATAATGACGAAACGTTTCCCAAGGTATACGGCGGCAACGGAAATGCCGGTAAGCCGATGTGGTTAAATTATCGTTACCCCAAGGAAAGCCAAATCCTTCAATACCTTGGCAGTCAGGACGTGGGCGAGCTGGAGAAAATGTTCGTGCACCCCAAGGACAAATTCTACAAGCGCCGCGGATATAAATACAGCTACTCGATGAACGCGCGGCTGAATGACCGTCCGGCGGTGTTCAACAGCGCGCAAAATATGGCCGTACTGTTAGAGGAAGCTTGCCAGCACGATCCTGCAGATCGCGTGAACGCCACCGATGGCTCACAAAATAGCAGCGGTTATCGCTGGAGTTGGACGGCCGATGCGATTGTTGCCAAAACCGGCCAATATAACGCGGGCCAAAGCTGCCGAGAGGTTCCCATTAACGATCCCTACATGCTCGCTACATGGAATAGTCGTCTCCAGCTTTGCGATCCCGATACGGTGACGTTTCGCCACATGGATGATTTCCATTTGTTGCGCGAAGATTTGAAAGCCGGTCGGCTGGATAAAGCCCGAATCCTTGAGGTTTGCAACACGCCAAGTGCGCATGTGATTTTTGCGGATTACCATGTGGGCCGCGCCTCCCGTACCGAGGCCAAAAACCCTGGCTACATGGAGCCGGAATTAAACACCGCCGATTTGCCCAACATCGGATACGAGAAGTCGCGCTAAATTTCAGCATCCTGTCCACGGCGGTCTCGCAATGCGGGGCCGCCGTTTTTCGTATGCGTTCACATTATAGAGGCAAAAAAAACGCCCGCACTGCGGGCGTTTGAATCTTCCCATTTGACCTTATGGTTTATTATTTAGGAAATCCGTCTCGGATGGATTTGATTTGGTTTTCGGCATTGGCTTTATCTGCAGCGCTCACCGAGCGATCCAATTCAGACAATGCCGCCATCAAATCTGCGGCACTTTTCAACCCCTCGTCCTCCGACGCCAGCGTCAGCCAAATCAAGGCCATCAGGTTATCCTGTTTTACGTCCTCGGTGCCCTGATAATAGGTCATGCCTAAATTCATCATTTCGTTGTGGTTGCCTTTGCGGGCGGCTTGCTCGGATTGTGCGAGTGTGTCGGCTGCGCTCGGCGAATCTTCAACTTCCGTGCTGTCGCCACCACAACCAGTCCAAAGTGCCGCACTCAGGCATGCTGCACCGAATATGTGTAAGGGATGTTTCATACTTCGCTCATTATCCCCAAACCCCCGCGGCTGACAAGAAAAAGTGAAACGTTTGTGTCAGTTTTTGACTTTCATTGGCATTGACCCACCCCGCCCCATTGCCTAGCATCGCCGCTTCACGTTATGAGATTTGGCATTAACTCCTTTTTATTCACTTCGCCGTTTACGACGAAATCCACCAGCCTCTTTCCCAAGTTTGTGAAATGGGGATTCGACACCATCGAAATCCCCATCGAGGCGCCCGAACACATCGACTCGGTGAAGGTTCGCAAGGCTCTCGACAAACACGGGCTCGCGTGCGGCTCGGTCTGCGCGTGTATGGGACCGGGGCGCGACTTTCGCGGCAGCGCGAAGGACCAGCGCGAGGCGATGAAGTATTGCAAGGCGCTCATCGACCATATGGTCAACCTCGGTTGTCCGTCGCTCATTGGCCCCGTATACAGCGTCGTCGGCAAGGCCGATGCGGTGGAGCCGAAGGAACAAAAACGCGAGTTCGCACTCGTGGTCAAAAACCTCAAAGTGCTTTGCGCTTACGCTGAGAAAAAGGGCGTGCAGATTTGTGTCGAGCCACTCAACCGTTTTGAGACCGATTTTCTCAACACTTGCGACAAAGGCCTGCGCCTCATCAAGGCCGTCAACAGCCCCGTGCTCAAGCTGCACCTCGACACGTTTCATATGAACATCGAGGAGAAAAACCAAGCCGCCGCCATTCGCAAAGCCGGCAAATTGCTCGGCCACTTTCACGCGTGCGGCAGCGACCGCGGCACCCCCGGCAACGATCACATCGATTGGCCGCCCATCGTCAAGGCGCTCAAATCTATCCGCTACAATGGCGATGTCGTCATCGAGAGCTTCACCACCGATGTGAAAGTCATCGCCCGTGCCGCGGCCATCTGGCGCCGCATGGAACCCACCCGCGAAGAAATCGCCGTCAAAGGCCTCAAGTTTTTGAAGAAAGCATTCAAGTAAACCATCCAATTCAACAACCATGAAAAAACTCATCACGATTCTGTATGTCACCGCCCTGATGTTTCAGGCTACTGCCGAAGAAAAAGGATTTGAAAAAATCTTCGACGGCAAAACCCTCAAAGGCTGGGACGGCAACCCCAAATTTTGGAGCGTCAAAGATGGCGCCATCACTGGACAAACCACCAAGGACAACCCAACCCAAGGCAACACCTTCATCATTTGGAAAGCCGGCAAGACCGCGAATTTCATCCTCGAACTGGAATACAAAATCAACGGCGGAAATAGCGGCATCCAATATCGCAGTTTTAAAAAGGGCGGCAAAAATGACGGCTGGCGCATCGGCGGTTACCAAGCCGACTTCGAGGCGGGCGATCGTTACTCGGGTATTTGCTACGGCGAAGCCTTTCGCGGCATTCTCTCCGACCGCGGCTTTCAGACCACGCTTTCCTTGAACGACAAAGGCAAGCTCCAGAAAAAATCTGAGAAATTTGGCGACTCCAATGAAATCGGCAAAGCCATCAAGAAAGGCGAGTGGAACAAATATCGCATCGTCGCCGAGCGCTTCCATTTCGTGCACTACATCAACGGCGTCAAAACGATGGTGCTCATCGACAACGACGAAAAAGCCCGCCGCCCCGACGGCTTGCTCGCACTGCAACTGCATCAAGGCCCGGCGATGACCGTGCAGTTTCGGAACATTCGGATTAAACATTTGAAGTGACAGGAAAAATGTCCAACACCCTAACCCCAATGACCAAGGAATGACCAAGGAATGACCAAGGAATGACCAAGGAATGACCAAGGAATGACCAAGCTCAAATGACCAAAGCCAACTTCTTGGGCATTGGTTATTGGGATTTCCTTGGAGTTTGGTCATTGGTCATTGGAAATTAAAAGCAGCTTTATGAAAAAACTAATCTTCCTCCTCGCCTTTTCCCTCTCCGCCTTCGCCGCACCCAAAAAGGTCGTGATGATCGCCGGCAAGCCGAGCCACGGTCCATTGTCGCACGAGCACAATGCCGGCATCCAGCTCCTCGCCAAATGCCTCAAGCAAGGCGCCAGCGATCTTGTTGCGACCACCGTCGTGCTCAACGGCTGGCCGAAGGACAATTCAGTTTTCGAAGGCGCCGATGCGGTGGTGATTTACAGCGACGGTGGCGGACGCCACCCCGCGTTGCAGGGGAAAAATCTGGAACTGCTCGGCAAGCTTATGGACAAGGGCGTTGGCTTTCTCACCATCCATTACGCCGTGGAGCCCACCACGGACAAGGGCAACAAGGAATTTGTTGCGTGGCAGGGCGGTTGTTTTGAGACCCATTTGTCAGTCAACCCGCACTGGACGGCCAACTTCAAAACGCTTCCCAAGCATCCCATCACGCAAGGCGTCAAGCCCTTCAAGGCCAACGACGAATGGTACTTCCACATGCGCTTCGCGCCGGACATGAAAGGCGTGACACCCATCCTCTCCGACGTAGCCCCCGCCGACACAATGAAACGCGGCGACGGAGCGCACAGCGGCAACCCGACTGTGCGCAAATCAGTCGCGGCGGGTGAGAGCCAGCACGTTGCGTGGGCGTTCGAGCGCGCCAACGGTGGGCGCGGCTTTGGATTCACCGGTGGGCACAATCATCTCAACTGGGCCAACGACGATTTTCGCAAGACTGTCCTCAACGCCATCGTGTGGGTCGCCAAAGCCGAAGTGCCAAAAGCCGGTGTACAAAGCAAATTAGTGGAAAAAGATTTGTACGATAACCTCGACAAAAAAGGCGGCCGCCGTCCCAAGCCCAAAAGCAATCCCGGCCCCAAACCCACCGGTAAAATAACCGGCCCCAAAGCAGCAGCAGTTTCCAAAGTGCTGACCCAAAAAACCGGCCCCGCCAAGCTCGAGGCCAACATCGCGGGCGCGCAGGAATTGCACCTTGTCGTCACCGATGGCGGCGATGGTTTCAGCTGCGATTGGGCCGACTGGGCCGAGCCCACGCTCATCGACGCCGCCGGGATGCCCACGCGCTTAACCTCGCTGAAATGGAAAACCGCCTCCAGCGGATTCGGCAATGTGAGTGTGGATAAAAACGCCGGCGGCAAACCAATGCGCATCGCGGGCAAATCGGTGGCTTACGGCCTCGGCACGCACGCCAATTCGCTCGTCAGTTACACGCTGCCCAAAGGCCACAAGTTTGTGAAATTCAATTCCACCGTCGGCCTCGATAACGGCGGCACCGACCAAGGCAACTGCGGCAACCAAGCCAGCGTGCAGTTCCACGTGTTCACGGAAAAACCAAAATTTGTGGCGGCCGCATCCGGTGGCGGCCAAGCCGCTGGCGGGCGCACTCCCGAAGAGGCGCTGAAAAATCTCGACGTCCATCCCGCGTTGCAAGTCGAGCTATTCGCCGCCGAGCCGATGTTGCTCAGCCCGTCCAATATCGACATTGATCATCGCGGCCGCGTGTGGGTGTGCGAGGTCATCAACTATCGTGGCCACCGCAACAAGCGACCCGAAGGCGACCGCATTCTCATTCTTGAAGACACCGACGGCGACGGCAAGGCGGACAAAAGGAAAGTGTTCTATCAAGGCCGCGACATCGATTCCGCGCACGGCGTGTGCGTGCTCGGCACGGTGGACGGCAAAAACACGCGCGTCATTGTCAGCGCGTTGGACAAAGTGCAGGTGTTCACCGACGTGGACGGCGATGATAAGGCCGACAAAAAGGAGACGCTCTTCA from Limisphaerales bacterium carries:
- a CDS encoding DUF1080 domain-containing protein translates to MKKLITILYVTALMFQATAEEKGFEKIFDGKTLKGWDGNPKFWSVKDGAITGQTTKDNPTQGNTFIIWKAGKTANFILELEYKINGGNSGIQYRSFKKGGKNDGWRIGGYQADFEAGDRYSGICYGEAFRGILSDRGFQTTLSLNDKGKLQKKSEKFGDSNEIGKAIKKGEWNKYRIVAERFHFVHYINGVKTMVLIDNDEKARRPDGLLALQLHQGPAMTVQFRNIRIKHLK
- a CDS encoding type II secretion system protein is translated as MKKTTPIKGFTLIELLVVIAIIGILASMLLPVLAKAKQKANDVKAMSNLKQVALAMQQYIGDNDETFPKVYGGNGNAGKPMWLNYRYPKESQILQYLGSQDVGELEKMFVHPKDKFYKRRGYKYSYSMNARLNDRPAVFNSAQNMAVLLEEACQHDPADRVNATDGSQNSSGYRWSWTADAIVAKTGQYNAGQSCREVPINDPYMLATWNSRLQLCDPDTVTFRHMDDFHLLREDLKAGRLDKARILEVCNTPSAHVIFADYHVGRASRTEAKNPGYMEPELNTADLPNIGYEKSR
- a CDS encoding TolC family protein, whose protein sequence is MKFLLCKSVCGLALAALLFGGCEAAKYRDAADAEVYDILKQRATDVLGAEQDYDIRTAWSGRAPDAIPPAEIITERFNDNARVLTLEAALGMAVTNNRAYQLQKESLYLAALSLTGTRHKFVWQPTKSTADLGIVREADHGLKGDSDLDLTFSKLFKTGGTLTATLANDLVLYFNGKPKVPDITLKLTQPLLRGAGRAIAEEVLTQAERDVVYEVRNFSQYQKTFAIETVSEYFRILQKKDSVRNSYSNYQNLQASRARAEAMVEAQRLPKFQVDQARQMEFSSRVKYLATVESYRAALDSFKQRLGLPLGEDLKLDDLALRELVQEGLTPLELNARNGYLIAVTNRLDMLNQIDKYEDSQRKVRVAADNLQPSLNLVVDAKLTDQFYSSFSPEDFSANAGLQLGLPLDQLTERNAYRTSLISFEKQLRTLATELDGLREEIRQGTRQLAQERENYFIQQNALALAQQRVNVMPLLLDANQADIRDQLEAQADLVSAQNAVTGAMVNYHVARWNLLKNLGIMRVGTGQFWLKNQPLPGVSAAINTGAAAQLPSVVTPKEVFGE
- a CDS encoding sugar phosphate isomerase/epimerase — encoded protein: MRFGINSFLFTSPFTTKSTSLFPKFVKWGFDTIEIPIEAPEHIDSVKVRKALDKHGLACGSVCACMGPGRDFRGSAKDQREAMKYCKALIDHMVNLGCPSLIGPVYSVVGKADAVEPKEQKREFALVVKNLKVLCAYAEKKGVQICVEPLNRFETDFLNTCDKGLRLIKAVNSPVLKLHLDTFHMNIEEKNQAAAIRKAGKLLGHFHACGSDRGTPGNDHIDWPPIVKALKSIRYNGDVVIESFTTDVKVIARAAAIWRRMEPTREEIAVKGLKFLKKAFK
- a CDS encoding ABC transporter permease, which codes for MLGIIFGVCSVIAMLAIGEGASYEAQEAIRALGSRNIIIRSVPPPKGQSTADAVQTYTANYGLKLADIKLLEETLHPRITATLAKRRYRMSVRVGRVELPGTVWGTQPNHLRMSQMELLAGRFLLPSDDRANVCVITDSMAAKLFPISDPLNGEIKFNNRQVFRVVGVVRETAAASARAPGQDSAGQALDANLYIPLAAAHARLGVLFTEQSSGSRVRERVELHELVVELAYEDKVEATVPAIRAALKTSHKKMDYEIIVPLELLRQAEATKRIFNIVLGSIAGISLIVGGIGIMNIMLATVTERTREIGIRRALGAQKGQIITQFLVETVVLSIAGGLVGVVLGVALPFAVEHFAEMKTIVTLPAVLLAFGISAVVGVIFGVYPARRAAELDPIEALRHT
- a CDS encoding HlyD family efflux transporter periplasmic adaptor subunit, with amino-acid sequence MAKAKAFIKKYPAWTTVIIVLLAGVFMGAKWLEPAVDPTATMQFATVQRGNLRVTVSEGGALDSTRKLNLRCELDGGGTIVELVNEGTYVKGPHTHQAEEGDTLQSLTEKYLTLAQTPSNTDHPTKLQIKALEQSIQRLNPDVDWENPTLGETLHLPGDLLVKFEDGVLRERIFGQVKAVEDAERDLANSEKDLALRKIETAEADRQAELDVEFAEQDLAKYIEGTAPLARLALKGDIDIAEEEIKRAEDRLVSTKKLRAKGYATDLEVQADELTIQKQNNLITKYKKQMDLLERFDIPQMTKRHQSKLSQVRVSEQRMIEKSKAIVENQTEVVARRKAGLQAQRDKLDMYRDQLTKTELRAPQDGLVIFARSSSRYNESYIKLGADIRKGYNVIDLPDVSELMAVVQVHESYVRHLRTGLQAVVKIDSLPEQEFTGVVRKVAPTPDQRRSYYENISVYDTHVWIVDKEGRLPSDLKPGVSARAEIVIAELESVLKIPVQCVTTKGGKKVVQVKRGETVEIVPVETGQFSDRFIEIRSGLIVGDQVSLSPQIAEPTKGKAQAAVGQ